From the genome of Blautia pseudococcoides, one region includes:
- a CDS encoding sialate O-acetylesterase: MAGQLRFPLLFSAGCVLQQGEETRIWGWCRPGTEVSLRLDRHRERTVSDDWGNFEVLLKGLIPGGPYVLYAETSDGEEQRIGGIYVGDVYVCAGQSNMELPMRRVRARFPEEYENGGAPQVHLYKVEGKYDFSGPLKDHVRAGWQICTTDSLDEASAFSYFFGKYIQEARRMPVGIINLSLGGTPVEAWMSETGLARHPGYLRLREQYQKDGRLCLAAGQQEEGEKAWQEKILRKEQEGEHDVWKKIVLPAYLEEESCWDQALRDFCGCIWLRRRFQASKEWEGRECLLRFGTMTDSDRIYINGVLVGETEYCYPPRRYPIPEGLLRTGENEIAVRLVCRNGKGRVTPGKPYDLIPGRYIRGGDMKEEPGERIDLSGEWEYQIRAVLEPAPEQVFLNRGPTGLFHGMVSPCLPYMVKGVVWYQGESNDCHPKVYRELLADMIEDWRRQWRQEELPFVIVQLPGCGVDIAGGEAWPVIREAQRQAGRLPLTAVTVNLDIGEENDLHPLDKKTAAFRASLAVRSMVYKETLVSKGPEPEAYRVENGQVILSFDTQDGEEITTWDGESPSEFEVAGCDGRYYRGYGKTEGKTVTVYAEAVERPYHIRYAWSSAPKKGLLCSKSGLTAGPFVWDLE, encoded by the coding sequence ATGGCAGGCCAATTGAGATTTCCGCTGCTGTTTTCTGCGGGATGTGTGCTGCAGCAGGGAGAAGAGACCAGGATATGGGGCTGGTGCCGTCCGGGCACTGAAGTGAGTCTGCGGCTGGACCGGCACAGAGAGAGGACGGTGTCGGATGACTGGGGAAACTTTGAAGTCCTGTTAAAAGGCCTGATACCCGGCGGGCCCTATGTTCTGTATGCTGAGACTTCTGACGGGGAGGAGCAGAGAATCGGGGGAATTTATGTGGGAGATGTGTATGTCTGTGCCGGACAATCCAACATGGAGCTTCCCATGAGAAGAGTACGGGCAAGGTTTCCGGAAGAGTATGAAAACGGGGGCGCGCCCCAGGTGCATCTGTATAAGGTTGAGGGAAAATATGATTTTTCTGGGCCTCTTAAGGACCATGTCCGGGCAGGCTGGCAGATATGTACAACGGATAGTCTGGACGAAGCGTCTGCTTTTTCTTATTTCTTCGGAAAATACATTCAGGAAGCCCGGAGGATGCCTGTAGGAATCATAAATCTCAGCCTGGGCGGAACCCCTGTTGAGGCGTGGATGAGTGAGACGGGTCTGGCCAGACATCCCGGATACCTAAGGCTCAGAGAGCAATATCAGAAGGACGGCCGTCTCTGCCTGGCGGCCGGACAGCAGGAGGAGGGAGAAAAGGCGTGGCAGGAAAAAATCCTCAGAAAAGAACAGGAGGGAGAGCATGACGTCTGGAAAAAGATCGTGCTTCCCGCATATTTGGAGGAGGAGAGCTGCTGGGATCAGGCGCTTAGGGATTTCTGCGGATGTATCTGGCTGCGGAGGCGGTTTCAGGCGTCAAAAGAATGGGAAGGAAGAGAATGTCTTCTCCGGTTCGGAACTATGACGGACAGTGACAGGATATATATAAACGGTGTCCTGGTAGGAGAGACAGAATACTGCTATCCGCCCAGACGGTATCCTATCCCGGAAGGCTTGTTAAGAACAGGGGAAAATGAGATCGCAGTCCGTCTTGTGTGCAGAAACGGAAAAGGGAGAGTCACCCCCGGAAAGCCTTATGATCTTATACCCGGCAGATATATCCGGGGCGGTGACATGAAAGAGGAGCCCGGGGAGCGGATTGACCTGAGCGGAGAGTGGGAGTATCAGATCAGGGCGGTCCTGGAACCGGCGCCGGAGCAGGTTTTCCTAAACAGAGGGCCCACGGGACTGTTTCATGGTATGGTGTCCCCCTGTCTGCCTTATATGGTAAAAGGAGTTGTCTGGTATCAGGGGGAGTCTAACGACTGCCATCCGAAGGTCTACAGAGAGCTGCTGGCGGATATGATAGAGGACTGGCGAAGGCAGTGGAGACAGGAAGAACTGCCCTTTGTGATCGTGCAGCTTCCGGGCTGCGGGGTGGATATTGCAGGAGGGGAGGCCTGGCCTGTCATACGGGAAGCGCAGAGACAGGCTGGAAGACTTCCCCTGACAGCGGTAACGGTAAATCTGGACATAGGTGAGGAAAATGATCTGCATCCGCTCGACAAGAAGACAGCAGCCTTCCGCGCTTCGCTGGCTGTGCGAAGTATGGTCTATAAGGAAACTCTTGTTTCAAAAGGACCGGAACCGGAGGCATACCGAGTAGAAAATGGGCAGGTGATCTTGTCCTTTGATACACAGGATGGGGAGGAGATTACCACATGGGATGGAGAGTCTCCTTCGGAATTTGAGGTGGCAGGCTGTGACGGAAGATATTATAGAGGATATGGAAAGACAGAGGGGAAAACAGTGACCGTATATGCCGAAGCGGTTGAAAGGCCATACCATATTCGTTATGCATGGTCTTCGGCGCCGAAAAAAGGTCTGCTGTGCAGCAAAAGCGGATTGACTGCAGGCCCTTTTGTATGGGATTTGGAGTAA